A part of Verrucomicrobiota bacterium genomic DNA contains:
- a CDS encoding alpha-galactosidase, whose product MKSRRPAWFLIAASALTLAASGMNASPAQLLIPIQTDSTTLVFQVTGDKHLNLLYLGPAASAPKDGGSIPGDVVYPTNAASGNASWYAGQDEPGKVAVRATHADGDPACDLIYVRHTIRQVGAAVTETRIELKDVHHPFYVNVFVRSNQGEDLFEQWTQIRHQENAPVTLRDFASAGLTFHADAYWLTFFPAAYQDEMQLTEARLQPGIKSVESKLGIRNGQSAAPDFALSLGRRATEAEGRVLLGTLAWSGSFANTFEVDRTNRLRILSGINSYASEWHLTPGEIFETPKFLFTFSTQGKGEASRRFHRWARLHGVRDGNKPQLTLLNNWEATEFNFDQTRIESLFQGAKAAGMEIFLLDDGWFGNGKYARINDKAGLGDWQPNPARFPRGLGPLVQSALSRGLQFGIWMEPEMVNPASQLYTRHPEWVITQPHRPASLFRNQMVLDLTRPEVQQYAFNAIDGVLSTPGISYLKWDCNRSIDNPGSAYLPPYQQSHVRIAYVRALYQIMRRVVEKHPGVTMMACSGGGGRVDYGSLRFFQQFWPSDNTDALCRVKIQWGYSHFYPAAAISAHVTRMNSRPFKFAFDVAMSGRLGMDVDTGTLTAEESVITRQAVALYKSELRDVVQFGDLYRLESPYEGSRASLDYVTQDKAKAVAFAWQLEDDVASAGKPFRVTGLKPDFSYVVKEVNLKPGVTSRLPANGQAFTGAELMREGITLGFEKRFDSATIEFTAG is encoded by the coding sequence ATGAAGTCCCGCCGGCCTGCATGGTTTTTGATCGCTGCGAGCGCGCTCACGCTTGCCGCCTCCGGAATGAACGCGTCCCCTGCTCAACTGCTGATCCCCATCCAAACCGATTCGACAACGCTGGTGTTCCAGGTCACGGGAGACAAGCATCTCAACTTGCTTTATCTCGGCCCGGCGGCAAGCGCTCCGAAGGATGGAGGCAGCATCCCCGGTGACGTCGTCTACCCGACCAACGCGGCTTCGGGCAATGCAAGTTGGTACGCCGGCCAGGATGAACCGGGTAAGGTGGCCGTTCGCGCGACGCACGCCGACGGGGATCCGGCTTGCGACCTGATTTACGTCAGGCACACGATCAGGCAGGTGGGCGCTGCCGTCACTGAAACCAGAATCGAGTTAAAAGACGTTCACCATCCTTTCTACGTCAATGTCTTCGTCAGAAGCAACCAGGGGGAGGACCTCTTTGAACAGTGGACGCAGATCCGTCACCAGGAGAACGCGCCCGTTACCCTCCGCGATTTTGCCTCTGCAGGGTTGACCTTTCACGCCGACGCTTACTGGCTGACCTTTTTTCCTGCCGCCTATCAGGATGAAATGCAGTTGACCGAGGCCCGGTTGCAGCCCGGCATCAAGAGCGTGGAATCCAAGCTTGGCATACGCAACGGCCAGTCGGCCGCGCCGGACTTCGCCCTGTCTCTGGGCCGCAGGGCCACCGAAGCCGAGGGCCGGGTCCTTCTCGGCACGCTTGCCTGGTCCGGCAGTTTCGCCAACACGTTCGAGGTTGATCGCACCAATCGTCTTCGGATCCTGTCGGGAATCAATTCGTACGCCTCCGAGTGGCACCTGACGCCGGGCGAGATCTTCGAGACGCCAAAATTTCTGTTTACCTTCAGCACGCAAGGCAAAGGCGAAGCGAGCCGGCGTTTTCACCGCTGGGCTCGTCTCCACGGTGTGCGGGATGGTAATAAACCGCAACTGACGTTGCTCAACAATTGGGAGGCCACCGAGTTTAACTTCGACCAGACACGGATCGAATCGCTTTTTCAGGGCGCCAAAGCTGCCGGCATGGAAATCTTTCTGCTGGATGATGGATGGTTCGGAAACGGAAAATACGCCCGGATTAACGATAAGGCCGGTCTTGGAGACTGGCAGCCGAACCCCGCCCGGTTTCCGCGCGGGTTAGGGCCTCTGGTGCAAAGCGCGCTCAGTCGAGGGCTGCAATTCGGGATCTGGATGGAGCCGGAGATGGTCAACCCGGCGAGTCAGCTTTACACGCGGCATCCCGAATGGGTGATCACGCAGCCGCACCGGCCTGCGAGCCTGTTCCGTAATCAAATGGTGCTGGACCTGACGCGCCCTGAAGTACAGCAATACGCGTTCAACGCGATCGACGGCGTGCTCAGCACCCCGGGGATCTCCTACCTGAAGTGGGATTGTAACCGGTCGATTGACAATCCCGGATCGGCTTACCTGCCGCCTTACCAACAATCGCATGTTAGGATTGCGTACGTGCGGGCCCTCTATCAAATCATGCGGCGTGTGGTCGAGAAACATCCGGGCGTAACCATGATGGCTTGCTCCGGGGGTGGTGGGCGGGTCGATTACGGGTCGCTGAGATTCTTTCAGCAGTTCTGGCCCAGTGACAACACCGATGCGCTCTGTCGGGTGAAGATACAGTGGGGGTACTCGCATTTTTATCCCGCCGCGGCGATCAGCGCCCACGTTACGCGCATGAACAGCCGGCCGTTCAAGTTTGCCTTCGATGTGGCGATGAGTGGCCGCCTCGGGATGGACGTGGATACCGGGACGCTCACGGCAGAAGAGTCGGTTATCACCCGGCAGGCGGTGGCTTTGTATAAATCCGAACTGCGGGACGTCGTGCAGTTCGGGGATCTTTACCGGCTGGAATCACCGTATGAAGGCAGCCGCGCGTCCCTGGATTACGTTACGCAGGACAAGGCCAAAGCCGTGGCGTTTGCCTGGCAGTTGGAAGACGATGTCGCGAGCGCCGGCAAACCCTTCAGGGTCACCGGGCTCAAGCCGGATTTTTCCTACGTGGTGAAGGAAGTGAACCTGAAACCCGGCGTTACCTCCCGCCTGCCGGCAAATGGCCAGGCGTTTACGGGTGCAGAGTTGATGCGCGAAGGGATCACGCTCGGGTTTGAAAAGCGGTTTGACAGCGCAACGATTGAATTCACCGCCGGGTGA
- a CDS encoding D-ribose ABC transporter substrate-binding protein produces MAGAMIQSAPAQQKKLVAIIVPSPENPFFKALADAADAKAKSLGYDTLILVHNDDPVKQDQLFDTAIARKAAAIILDNAGADATIAAVTKAKNAGIPSFLVDREINATGVAVAQLVSNNYQGATLGGEEFAKLMGEDGDYVELIGKETDTNAGIRSKGYNDTLSQYPKLKKVAAQSANWNQAEAFQKTQTIIQQYPNIKGLISGNDTMALGAYAALKAAGKGQVIVVGFDGSPDVAQSIKAHEIRATVLQPVVRLSEMAVEQADNYIKTGKADQPEKQTIDCVLVNGDNVNNYSAFSLKE; encoded by the coding sequence ATGGCCGGAGCCATGATCCAATCAGCGCCGGCGCAGCAAAAGAAACTCGTTGCCATCATTGTTCCCTCGCCGGAAAACCCGTTCTTCAAAGCCTTGGCGGACGCCGCCGACGCAAAGGCCAAATCCCTCGGTTACGACACGCTCATCCTGGTCCATAACGACGACCCGGTAAAGCAGGACCAACTGTTTGACACGGCCATCGCGCGCAAAGCGGCCGCCATCATCCTGGACAATGCCGGGGCTGATGCGACCATTGCCGCGGTGACCAAAGCAAAAAACGCGGGTATCCCTTCGTTTCTGGTTGACCGGGAAATCAACGCGACGGGGGTTGCCGTCGCCCAGTTAGTGTCCAACAACTACCAGGGGGCAACCCTCGGCGGGGAAGAATTTGCCAAGCTCATGGGTGAAGACGGCGATTATGTCGAATTAATCGGGAAAGAGACGGATACCAACGCCGGTATCCGGTCCAAGGGATATAACGATACCCTGAGCCAGTATCCCAAGCTGAAGAAAGTCGCCGCGCAGAGCGCTAATTGGAACCAGGCAGAGGCTTTCCAGAAAACGCAGACGATCATTCAGCAGTACCCGAACATCAAAGGCCTCATTTCGGGCAATGACACGATGGCGCTCGGAGCCTATGCGGCCCTGAAAGCGGCCGGCAAAGGACAGGTTATCGTCGTCGGCTTTGACGGCAGCCCCGACGTCGCACAATCGATCAAGGCGCATGAAATCCGTGCGACGGTCCTTCAGCCCGTGGTTCGCCTTTCCGAGATGGCGGTCGAACAGGCCGACAACTATATCAAAACCGGAAAAGCGGACCAACCCGAGAAACAGACCATCGACTGCGTTCTCGTTAACGGCGATAACGTCAATAACTATTCGGCGTTCAGCTTGAAGGAATAG
- a CDS encoding aquaporin → MDKVSTASQPGEVRQDRPLRGKPFPHDKLHPRMYAAELVGTALLVFVGLSLVIALWGHGAPLAGLPIQPGPRRFLNGLLFGSVGAAIAFSKIGRMSGAHINPAMTFAFWLEGKIQWRDAVCYVLAQLFGGAIGAAALVVVWKASGASANWGASLPANGVPEWLPVGGEAVCTFLLVFLIFICAAHKATQPFTPLVNPPLFAVLTWLEAPLSGASANPARSFGPELAAWLWQGWWVYWIGPGLGAAFAVLFLRLGALDGHRPNEARLCHFGHHGATGPSR, encoded by the coding sequence ATGGATAAGGTCAGTACGGCTTCCCAGCCGGGCGAGGTCAGACAGGATCGGCCGCTCCGTGGTAAGCCATTTCCGCACGACAAACTGCATCCCCGAATGTACGCGGCGGAACTGGTTGGCACTGCGTTGTTGGTGTTTGTGGGGCTCTCTCTCGTCATCGCGCTTTGGGGACATGGCGCGCCCCTGGCCGGGTTGCCGATCCAACCCGGCCCGCGCCGTTTTCTCAATGGACTCCTGTTCGGCAGCGTCGGTGCAGCCATTGCCTTTTCGAAGATCGGAAGAATGAGCGGCGCACACATCAACCCGGCCATGACCTTTGCTTTCTGGCTCGAAGGCAAAATCCAATGGCGGGATGCGGTCTGCTACGTGCTGGCGCAGTTGTTCGGCGGGGCGATTGGCGCGGCGGCACTCGTCGTTGTCTGGAAGGCCTCGGGGGCCAGCGCCAACTGGGGCGCCTCCCTGCCGGCGAACGGTGTACCGGAGTGGCTCCCCGTTGGCGGCGAGGCCGTCTGCACGTTCCTGCTGGTGTTCCTGATTTTTATCTGCGCGGCGCACAAGGCGACCCAGCCTTTCACGCCGTTGGTCAATCCCCCGCTCTTCGCCGTACTCACCTGGCTTGAGGCGCCCCTGTCCGGCGCCAGTGCCAACCCCGCACGATCTTTCGGGCCGGAACTGGCCGCCTGGCTGTGGCAGGGCTGGTGGGTATACTGGATCGGCCCTGGCCTGGGTGCCGCCTTTGCAGTCTTGTTTTTACGGTTAGGCGCGCTCGACGGCCATCGCCCGAATGAGGCGCGGTTATGCCATTTCGGCCATCACGGCGCGACCGGACCGAGCAGATGA
- a CDS encoding OBAP family protein: MQRRKVISRLALILGGVSVLPLRRLFGQTPPPQEPPSAETKVLGMGSHLLQGKHPVDQIDGYVCGLHFYNGDPGRQVIAHHFCSHRSEEFLQCVIYDSNQPDARLIGIEYIISARLFGSLPEEEKRYWHSHQYEVKSGELSAPGIPEPVERELMKKLVNTYGKTWHTWQYDRYADLPLGVPQLMMGFVQDGQAREPLVKQVEKEVGYSVEQRRKTREDIVADAVLPGANAWQQGNAYQIKSD; this comes from the coding sequence ATGCAGCGCCGGAAGGTCATCTCGCGCCTGGCCTTGATTCTGGGCGGCGTTTCCGTGCTGCCCTTGCGCAGGCTGTTTGGCCAAACGCCGCCGCCACAGGAGCCGCCCTCGGCCGAAACCAAAGTGCTGGGAATGGGCTCGCACCTCCTGCAGGGCAAGCACCCGGTCGACCAGATCGATGGTTACGTCTGCGGCTTGCACTTTTATAACGGTGACCCGGGCCGGCAAGTGATCGCCCATCACTTCTGTTCGCACCGCAGCGAAGAGTTCCTGCAATGCGTCATTTACGATTCCAACCAGCCCGACGCCCGCCTCATCGGGATCGAGTACATCATCAGCGCGCGGCTGTTCGGCTCGTTGCCCGAAGAAGAAAAGCGCTATTGGCATAGTCACCAGTACGAGGTCAAATCGGGTGAATTGTCCGCCCCGGGCATTCCAGAGCCGGTTGAACGTGAGCTTATGAAGAAGCTGGTTAATACCTACGGCAAGACGTGGCACACCTGGCAGTATGACCGTTATGCGGACCTACCCTTGGGAGTGCCCCAGCTGATGATGGGCTTCGTTCAGGATGGGCAGGCCAGGGAGCCCCTCGTCAAACAAGTTGAGAAGGAAGTCGGTTACTCCGTCGAACAGCGCCGGAAGACTCGGGAAGACATCGTGGCCGACGCGGTCCTGCCTGGAGCCAACGCGTGGCAACAAGGGAATGCCTACCAGATAAAAAGCGACTGA
- a CDS encoding alpha-amylase, giving the protein MRFSLLPLVCILAASVAWGENNFFNPGIRSAHQGEIIYLLMPDRFNHADPTRNQAQPDSGEPAQSGFDPANPRCYHGGDLRGIDAKLNYLNHLGVSSIWMTPIFRNRAVQEAEGRVPLKTGYHGYWILDFTDVDPHFGSKQLLRQLISDSAAHGIGIILDIVVNHTADVIQPKNGVHAYQYKFSKPYLDANGQPFDDRSYINKPDFPKLDPSISFPVPPAFNDEADRTIKKPDWLNDPTVYHNRGDASGSGESDQYGDIAGLDDLFTEQPRVVQGMIDIYSDWVRHFAIAGFRLDTVKHVNDEFWQRFVPAMQDVAAEAGRKNFFIFGEVYNPDPAVLSEFVHRAGIPAVLDFGFQRAAAGFASGIDAPRKLAEFFAKDGYYTTPSANAYGLVTFLSNHDIGRIGHFLVNDLSTAPDEELLARDVLAHALLFFTRGIPCLYYGDEQGFTGRGGDALAREDMFGSKVPDFAGEKRIGGGDGAAPAFNEDHPLFRAIREMISVRRKHPALESGIQIVRCADDRPGIFAVSRIDRGQRKEVVAAFNNSGETHKTVIKTSSPSGGWERVYAGAPAGTNFAARPDNQLYIELGPWSVLVLGNAETIDTGPKQPGELHLEATRNGDLEDHWEIKAEFVPDQIASVAFGVRAKGEADYKFLGTADTAPYRVFPAWDVIPNTPELEFKAIAHDLSGNELTAEFEWRRRVPRGSGR; this is encoded by the coding sequence ATGAGATTCAGCCTCTTGCCTCTCGTGTGCATCCTGGCGGCTTCGGTCGCATGGGGCGAAAACAATTTTTTCAACCCTGGCATCCGGTCGGCGCACCAGGGTGAAATCATATACCTGCTCATGCCTGACCGGTTCAACCATGCAGATCCGACCCGGAACCAGGCACAGCCGGATTCAGGGGAGCCGGCTCAAAGCGGATTCGACCCGGCAAATCCGCGTTGTTACCATGGGGGTGATCTTCGCGGGATCGATGCAAAACTCAATTACCTCAATCATCTGGGAGTGTCTTCGATCTGGATGACCCCCATCTTCCGGAATCGAGCGGTGCAGGAGGCTGAGGGCCGCGTTCCGCTCAAGACAGGCTACCATGGCTATTGGATACTGGATTTTACGGATGTTGATCCTCACTTTGGATCAAAGCAGCTCCTTCGACAGCTTATCTCAGATTCAGCGGCGCACGGGATAGGTATCATCCTCGACATCGTCGTTAACCATACCGCAGACGTGATCCAGCCGAAAAACGGAGTTCACGCCTACCAATATAAATTTTCGAAACCGTACCTGGATGCGAATGGACAGCCGTTCGACGATCGCAGTTACATCAACAAACCCGATTTTCCGAAGCTCGATCCTTCCATCAGTTTCCCGGTCCCTCCGGCTTTCAACGATGAGGCTGACCGTACGATCAAGAAGCCCGATTGGTTGAATGATCCGACCGTCTACCATAATCGAGGTGACGCATCAGGTAGCGGGGAGAGCGACCAATACGGCGATATTGCCGGTCTGGATGATTTGTTTACCGAGCAACCGCGCGTCGTCCAGGGAATGATCGATATTTACAGTGACTGGGTAAGGCATTTCGCGATTGCAGGATTCCGTTTGGACACGGTCAAACACGTCAATGACGAGTTCTGGCAGCGGTTTGTTCCCGCCATGCAGGACGTCGCGGCAGAAGCCGGTCGCAAAAACTTTTTTATTTTCGGTGAAGTCTATAATCCCGACCCGGCTGTCCTTTCCGAGTTCGTGCATCGGGCCGGCATTCCCGCGGTGCTGGATTTCGGATTTCAACGGGCCGCGGCCGGCTTTGCGAGTGGAATAGACGCCCCCCGCAAGCTGGCCGAGTTTTTCGCCAAAGACGGTTATTACACAACGCCGTCTGCAAACGCGTACGGGTTGGTCACCTTTCTCAGCAACCACGACATCGGGCGAATCGGTCACTTTCTGGTGAACGATCTCTCGACGGCGCCGGACGAAGAACTGCTGGCGCGCGACGTCCTGGCGCATGCCTTGTTATTTTTTACCCGGGGCATCCCCTGCCTTTACTACGGTGACGAGCAGGGATTTACCGGCCGCGGGGGTGATGCGCTCGCTCGAGAGGATATGTTCGGGTCAAAAGTGCCGGACTTTGCGGGAGAAAAGAGGATCGGGGGCGGTGACGGGGCCGCACCGGCGTTCAACGAGGATCACCCGCTCTTTCGCGCCATCCGGGAAATGATTTCCGTCCGGCGAAAGCATCCGGCCTTGGAAAGCGGCATCCAGATCGTGCGGTGCGCGGACGATCGTCCGGGCATCTTCGCCGTTTCCCGGATTGACCGGGGTCAGCGCAAGGAGGTGGTAGCAGCTTTCAACAACTCAGGGGAGACGCACAAAACGGTTATCAAAACATCCTCTCCATCCGGAGGCTGGGAACGCGTTTACGCCGGTGCGCCGGCAGGAACCAACTTCGCCGCTCGTCCCGACAACCAACTTTACATCGAACTGGGGCCGTGGTCAGTCCTGGTGTTAGGAAACGCCGAAACGATTGACACCGGGCCGAAACAACCCGGCGAATTGCATTTGGAAGCAACTCGAAACGGCGACCTCGAAGACCATTGGGAGATCAAAGCTGAATTCGTTCCGGACCAGATCGCCTCGGTTGCATTTGGCGTCCGGGCAAAAGGCGAAGCGGATTACAAGTTCCTTGGCACGGCCGATACGGCCCCGTACCGGGTGTTTCCGGCGTGGGACGTCATTCCCAATACGCCTGAACTCGAGTTCAAGGCCATTGCGCACGACCTGTCCGGGAACGAGTTAACGGCAGAGTTTGAATGGCGTCGCCGTGTCCCCCGGGGTTCCGGCCGGTGA
- a CDS encoding ABC transporter permease has product MHTSAAAPAPAAAPAKPSGLFLGVLLFQLRALIALFVLIGIFSVLSPAFFTRQNLIILVGQTAINAIMAVGMTFVILTGGIDLSVGSTVGLAAMASGLLINRGLPIPPLGVAVYFNIPAIIALCLALGLLVGAFNGLLITRFNVAPFIATLGTLYVARGTAQLSNNGATFPNLIGNPELGNTGFPILGAGSVLGIPIVIWIMVLFAAVAGFIAAKTPFGRQVYAVGGNERAAELSGIYVNRIKMAVYMICGLCAAMTGLITASQLVAAHPAVGESYELNAIAAVVLGGTSLAGGRGTIWGTIVGALVIGVLTNGLVLLGVQEFWKKVITGLVIILAVVLDQLQERLQQRLALKRA; this is encoded by the coding sequence ATGCACACGTCCGCCGCCGCTCCCGCACCTGCCGCTGCCCCTGCCAAGCCGTCCGGTCTATTCCTGGGCGTCCTGCTTTTCCAGTTAAGAGCCTTGATCGCCTTGTTTGTATTGATCGGGATTTTTTCGGTGCTCTCGCCTGCGTTTTTCACCCGGCAGAACCTGATCATCCTGGTCGGCCAGACGGCGATCAACGCGATCATGGCCGTGGGCATGACCTTCGTGATCCTGACCGGCGGCATTGACCTGTCGGTCGGTTCCACGGTGGGCTTGGCGGCCATGGCCTCGGGATTGCTGATCAACCGCGGCCTGCCGATTCCGCCGTTAGGGGTTGCCGTCTATTTCAACATTCCGGCGATCATTGCGCTTTGCCTCGCGCTGGGGTTGTTGGTCGGCGCCTTTAACGGCCTGCTCATCACCCGCTTCAACGTGGCGCCGTTCATCGCGACGCTCGGCACACTTTACGTCGCCCGAGGCACGGCGCAACTAAGCAACAACGGCGCGACCTTCCCCAACCTGATCGGCAACCCTGAACTCGGCAATACCGGCTTTCCCATCCTCGGCGCCGGTAGCGTCCTGGGCATCCCGATCGTTATCTGGATCATGGTTCTGTTCGCAGCCGTGGCCGGCTTCATAGCGGCTAAAACGCCGTTCGGCCGCCAGGTCTACGCCGTCGGCGGCAACGAACGGGCCGCGGAACTTTCGGGCATTTACGTGAACCGGATAAAAATGGCGGTTTATATGATCTGCGGCCTGTGCGCGGCGATGACCGGCCTGATCACGGCCTCGCAACTGGTCGCCGCACACCCGGCCGTGGGCGAAAGCTACGAACTGAATGCCATCGCTGCCGTCGTCCTTGGGGGCACCTCTCTGGCCGGGGGCCGCGGCACCATCTGGGGCACGATCGTGGGTGCTTTAGTCATCGGCGTGCTCACCAATGGCCTCGTCCTGCTGGGCGTCCAGGAATTCTGGAAAAAAGTGATTACCGGGCTGGTGATCATCCTCGCCGTAGTGCTCGATCAGCTCCAGGAACGGCTTCAGCAACGCCTCGCCCTGAAACGCGCGTAA